A section of the Pithys albifrons albifrons isolate INPA30051 chromosome 4, PitAlb_v1, whole genome shotgun sequence genome encodes:
- the TENT4A gene encoding terminal nucleotidyltransferase 4A isoform X2 — translation MDPRVAWIQPEQKGPANALWMQIWETSQGVGGRGGASFPHYLCLNSPALDSAASPPRGHGCVRLGAPADCCSSSSPPSPSPSPPALLTGLVPAAPAGPAAVNGGGEGGRRLQKSPSVSSSSSCSSVESGTESPGFSSSGSGGGGGSSSSSCGPRAVAVAPPGLLGSGAGPGEFFNFHENKVSAVNGHHPPPHPARSPHPPPASPQQHQYHPGRRKRENKASTYGMNYLLSGSRGVAVNTSPHQQRQPPQPALQSPGTPWKTRKYSPGVQGLHEEIIDFYDFMSPRPEEAAMRREVVKRIETVIKDLWPTADVQIFGSFSTGLYLPTSDIDLVVFGKWERPPLQLLEQALRKHNVAEPYSIKVLDKATVPIIKLTDQETEVKVDISFNVETGVKAARFIKEYMKKYSLLPYLILVLKQFLLQRDLNEVFTGGISSYSLILMAISFLQLHPRIDARRADENLGMLLIEFFELYGRNFNYLKTGIRIKNGGAYIAKEEIMKVMTNGYRPSMLCIEDPLLPGNDVGRSSYGAMQVKQVFDYAYIVLSHAVSPLARSYPNRDSESTLGRIIKVTQEVIDYRAWIKKKWGSKINLSPELDNRLKIRDQIALCNGEQQQNRDSEPSYNQHLALSLGSTQQLSSGSSASSVSSLSGSDIQHSGMKFSMKGTHNQGNSYSPVSNGGMRQPVGNRGHHQYNRNIWRRKKHRDSLPISLSR, via the exons ATGGATCCCCGCGTGGCCTGGATCCAGCCCGAGCAGAAAGGACCCGCGAATGCACTGTGGATGCAGATCTGGGAGACCTCGCAGGGCGTGGGGGGCCGGGGCGGCGCCAGCTTCCCGCACTACCTCTGCCTCAACTCCCCGGCGCTGGACTCCGCCGCCTCTCCTCCCCGCGGGCACGGCTGCGTCCGGCTCGGGGCGCCCGCCGACTGCTGCTCGTCGTCCTCGCCGCCTTCGCCTTCGCCGTCCCCGCCGGCCCTGCTGACCGGACTGGtgcccgccgcccccgccgggcCCGCGGCGGTGAACGGCGGCGGCGAGGGAGGGCGGCGGCTGCAGAAGTCTCCTTCCGTGTCTTCCTCGTCCTCCTGCTCGTCGGTGGAGTCCGGTACCGAGAGCCCCGGCTTCTCCTCTTCGGGatcgggcggcggcggcggctcctcctcttcctcctgcgGCCCCCGGGCGGTGGCGGTGGCTCCTCCCGGGCTGCTGGGCAGCGGCGCCGGACCCGGGGAGTTTTTTAACTTCCACGAGAACAAAGTGAGCGCTGTGAACGGGCACCACCCGCCGCCGCACCCGGCGCGCAGCCCCCACCCGCCGCCGGCGtctccccagcagcaccagtaCCACCCGGGCCGCAGGAAACGGGAGAATAAAGCCAGCACCTATGGGATGAATTACCTGCTCTCCGGCAGCCGCGGCGTGGCCGTCAACACCTCCCCCCACCAGCAGCGGCAGCCGCCTCAGCCAGCGCTGCAGAGCCCCGGCACTCCTTGGAAGACCAGGAAATACAGCCCGGGCGTGCAGGG GCTACATGAAGAAATAATTGACTTCTATGACTTCATGTCCCCTCGTCCTGAAGAAGCAGCTATGAGAAGAGAAGTAGTAAAAAGAATAGAAACAGTCATCAAAGATCTTTGGCCTACAGCTGAT gtcCAGATATTTGGCAGCTTTAGTACAGGGCTTTATCTTCCAACTAG TGATATTGATCTGGTTGTTTTTGGGAAATGGGAAAGGCCTCCTTtacagctgctggagcaggcaCTAAGGAAACACAATGTGGCTGAACCGTATTCCATTAAAGTACTTGATAAAGCTACA gtgccaataatAAAACTTACTGACCAGGAGACAGAAGTGAAAGTTGACATCAGTTTTAATGTTGAAACTGGTGTGAAGGCAGCTCGATTTATCAAGGAATACATGAAG aaaTACTCTTTGCTGCCTTACCTGATTTTAGTGTTAAAACAGTTCCTCCTTCAGAGGGATTTGAATGAAGTTTTTACTGGAGGAATTAGCTCTTACAGCCTAATTTTAATGGCAATTAGTTTCCTGCAG CTACATCCAAGAATTGATGCcagaagagctgatgaaaaCCTTGGAATGCTTCTAATAGAATTTTTTGAACTCTATGGGAGGAATTTTAACTACTTGAAAACTGGTATTAGAATAAAAAATGGAGGTGCCTATATTGCCAAAGAAGAAATCATGAAAGTCATGACTAATGGATACAGACCATCTATGCTATGTATTGAAGATCCTCTCCTGCCTG GAAACGATGTTGGCAGAAGTTCTTACGGTGCCATGCAAGTGAAACAAGTTTTTGATTACGCCTACATTGTTCTTAGCCATGCAGTATCACCACTTGCAAGATCATATCCAAACAGAGATTCTGAGAG CACATTAGGTAGAATCATCAAAGTGACCCAAGAAGTGATTGACTACAGGGCCTGGATTAAAAAGAAGTGGGGgagcaaaattaatttatcaCCTGAACTTG ATAATAGGTTGAAAATAAGAGACCAGATAGCTCTCTGCAATGGAGAACAGCAACAGAACAGGGACTCTGAACCATCTTACAATCAACACCTGGCTTTGTCATTGGGCAGCACACAACAATTATCCTCTGGCTCATCTGCATCTTCTGTATCATCACTCTCCGGCAGTGACATT